In the genome of Drosophila yakuba strain Tai18E2 chromosome 3R, Prin_Dyak_Tai18E2_2.1, whole genome shotgun sequence, one region contains:
- the LOC6535524 gene encoding transcription termination factor 5, mitochondrial, giving the protein MLRNGQNQAQLLARSLGQLARGMTSSKRITSKKENLKPKMPKPPIVEMPLEEPLNASYLSKTLGSNYRSWAAALEKHPELKTLKRKDLLNSYDTLKSLDYSVDDIISKPMIIYYGATTLANRHSVLQECGFHKVTVQTLAKYVTVVNKPIEVLKAHSYIPFDVKVAERLAGYFVDIKLPVELRELESETLTLKSLRQSLLNAYLRERLQMDDNDLQKLWRVYTRIRHKSFRAVQDTIELLTKEFNFPADRLRKNSFLLYSEADNVRRILREVPTIDSQDIREIGFRRPKILMSTCDSLKQTLQHVHAFGISEDAVLRCLEVLTLGPDTVLERLRDLQEIEEFQVLGTNPRVLRLVHYQNKARLRLDYLNQLKVRCASLHILSCGSEAFAKFARDGSDRTKGRDIVVYLGNVLEKDVQVLRNLLSRHPNWCHIPLLHVKQCLEYLRSKKFKLKEIFANIHLLLYPIKRIQEKMHLLQSPDAQEELQLPVANFDSLSNNEILTLILYLIESEFHFTGDGIWTEQHTHHVENFNNLLPDFPESLNKVYKYGVKPADKMIMQHL; this is encoded by the exons ATGCTGCGCAACGGCCAGAATCAAGCGCAATTGCTGGCCCGGAGCCTTGGGCAGCTGGCGCGTGGAATGACCAGTTCGAAAAGGATCACCAGTAAAAAGGAGAatctaaaaccaaaaatgccAAAGCCACCCATAGTCGAGATGCCGTTGGAAGAGCCCTTGAATGCCAGCTATTTGTCCAAAACTCTGG GTAGTAATTATCGCTCTTGGGCGGCCGCTCTAGAGAAGCACCCAGAGCTCAAGACGTTGAAGCGCAAAGACTTGCTGAACTCCTACGACACCTTGAAATCACTGGACTACAGTGTGGACGACATCATATCGAAGCCCATGATCATCTACTATGGTGCTACCACTCTGGCCAATCGACACAGTGTCTTGCAGGAGTGCGGCTTCCACAAAGTGACTGTCCAAACGCTGGCCAAATATGTTACGGTGGTCAACAAACCGATAGAAGTCCTGAAGGCACATAGTTACATCCCTTTTGATGTGAAGGTGGCGGAGCGTCTGGCGGGATATTTTGTGGACATTAAGCTGCCGGTGGAATTACGAGAGCTGGAGAGCGAGACCCTCACACTAAAGAGCTTAAGACAATCCCTGCTCAACGCTTACCTGCGTGAACGTCTTCAGATGGACGACAATGATCTACAAAAGCTGTGGCGCGTGTACACCCGCATCCGCCACAAGAGTTTTCGAGCAGTGCAGGACACCATCGAGCTTCTGACCAAAGAGTTTAATTTTCCCGCCGACCGGCTAAGAAAGAATAGTTTTCTGCTTTATTCGGAAGCGGATAACGTGCGCCGCATCCTGCGAGAGGTACCTACCATTGACTCGCAGGACATACGCGAAATCGGCTTCCGACGACCCAAGATTTTGATGTCCACCTGCGATAGTCTGAAGCAAACTCTGCAACACGTCCACGCGTTTGGCATCAGTGAGGATGCCGTTCTACGCTGCCTGGAAGTCCTCACGCTTGGGCCGGATACGGTTCTGGAGCGACTAAGGGATCTGCAGGAGATCGAGGAGTTCCAAGTCCTGGGCACCAATCCGCGAGTCCTAAGACTGGTGCACTACCAAAACAAGGCGCGACTGCGTCTGGATTATCTCAATCAACTCAAGGTTCGGTGCGCTTCCTTGCACATCCTTTCATGCGGGTCCGAGGCTTTCGCTAA ATTTGCCAGAGATGGCTCGGATCGAACTAAAGGCCGCGATATAGTCGTCTACTTAGGCAATGTGCTGGAGAAAGACGTGCAGGTGCTGCGCAATCTTCTCTCTCGCCATCCAAACTGGTGCCATATACCTTTGCTGCACGTAAAGCAATGTCTGGAGTACTTACGCAGTAAAAAGTTTAAGCTTAAAGAGATATTTGCGAATATACACTTGCTTCTTTATCCCAT cAAACGCATTCAAGAAAAAATGCACCTTCTGCAATCACCCGACGCACAAGAAGAACTTCAGTTGCCAGTGGCGAATTTCGATTCGTTAAGCAACAACGAGATCCTGACTCTCATTCTCTACCTAATCGAATCGGAGTTCCACTTTACGGGCGACGGCATCTGGACGGAGCAACATACACATCACGTGGAGAACTTTAACAATCTACTGCCCGACTTTCCTGAAAGTCTCAATAAGGTCTACAAGTACGGCGTTAAGCCTGCAGATAAGATGATTATGCAGCACTTGTAG
- the LOC6535525 gene encoding ribosome production factor 2 homolog yields MSLLRIRKPKTRKGKKVLLAREPQLIESARTMLFLDGRKCGGNVKLCMKDLQALKKPLVKVLNRKNDITPFDDPSSLEFLTMKNDAALFTFGSTSKKRPDNIVLGRIFENEVLDMFELGIKRYQAISEFKNEKIGACVKPCLVFNGPKWAQTEELRRLRNLFIDTFQREKVDSIRLQGIEHVLSFTVTDDMNILMRSYRILLKKSGQRTPRIELEEIGPSADFSIRRTKIASEDLYKQSRKQPKQLKVGKKKNISTDALGNTKGRVHLGKQQTGSIQTRRVKALRKTPEEKKENRQRKKVALKAAAAEALASQGNNPFSS; encoded by the exons ATGTCGCTTTTACGCATCAG GAAACCCAAAACCCGAAAGGGAAAGAAAGTGTTGCTGGCCAGGGAGCCGCAACTGATTGAATCCGCCCGCACAATGTTGTTTTTGGACGGAAGGAAGTGTGGTGGCAACGTAAAGCTGTGCATGAAGGATCTGCAGGCGCTGAAGAAGCCGCTGGTTAAGGTGCTGAATCGCAAGAACGACATTACCCCCTTTGACGATCCCTCCTCTCTGGAGTT CTTGACCATGAAGAACGATGCTGCTTTGTTTACGTTCGGTTCCACATCAAAAAAGCGGCCTGATAACATAGTCCTGGGCAGGATCTTCGAGAACGAGGTGTTGGACATGTTTGAACTGGGCATCAAGCGGTATCAGGCGATTTCCGAGTTTAAGAACGAGAAAATTGGAGCCTGCGTGAAGCCCTGCTTGGTGTTCAATGGTCCAAAATGGGCACAAACCGAGGAACTAAGGCGCCTTCGCAACCTGTTCATCGACACCTTCCAGCGCGAGAAGGTGGATTCGATCCGTCTGCAGGGCATCGAGCACGTTCTGAGTTTCACGGTTACCGATGACATGAACATTCTGATGCGTTCCTACCGAATACTGCTGAAGAAATCTGGTCAGAGGACGCCGCGCATTGAGCTCGAGGAGATCGGACCCTCTGCGGATTTCTCCATACGTCGCACCAAGATCGCCAGCGAGGATCTGTACAAGCAGTCACGCAAACAGCCCAAGCAGTTGAAGGTgggcaagaagaagaacaTTAGTACGGACGCCCTGGGCAACACCAAGGGACGCGTCCATTTGGGCAAGCAACAAACAGGCTCCATCCAAACGCGTCGCGTCAAGGCGCTGCGTAAGACCCCTgaggagaagaaggagaaCCGGCAGCGCAAGAAGGTTGCTCTGAAGGCGGCCGCCGCCGAAGCTCTGGCCTCACAAGGAAACAATCCCTTTTCTagttaa
- the LOC6535526 gene encoding uncharacterized protein LOC6535526 produces MSSLRLTQQQREHLSLLQRSASSVVELCKSAFDYLINGPSPGRYEIMAKKSSDLGSPEAVQQAVEALISLLISVTTRVGGSSVDTEVLLRQTFPDIGADVLEVLEQFVTSKRNFVEGSIKSANIRAYRLVNLDWRLEVRTASRSLLDQCQVVVTMKLYLHTEPKNENRELLAVDVSGRSEQELKAMQEDERLHRKDMLVQTDVGSLVHMIKTLEDALAESKTRRIRNIVDGIQ; encoded by the coding sequence ATGTCATCTCTGCGCTTGACCCAACAGCAGCGGGAGCATTTAAGCCTGCTCCAAAGATCCGCGAGCTCTGTGGTGGAGCTGTGCAAGTCAGCCTTTGATTACCTGATAAATGGGCCCAGTCCCGGCCGTTACGAGATTATGGCCAAGAAGTCCTCGGATTTGGGCAGCCCTGAGGCAGTGCAGCAGGCAGTGGAAGCGCTGATATCGCTGCTTATCAGCGTGACCACCCGGGTGGGAGGCAGTTCGGTCGACACAGAGGTGCTCCTGCGCCAGACATTCCCCGATATAGGCGCCGATGTGCTCGAAGTTCTCGAGCAGTTCGTCACCAGCAAACGAAACTTTGTGGAGGGCTCAATCAAGTCAGCCAACATACGTGCCTATCGGCTGGTCAACCTGGACTGGCGGCTGGAGGTCCGCACCGCGTCGCGGAGTCTGTTGGATCAATGCCAAGTGGTGGTGACCATGAAGCTGTACCTGCACACCGAACCAAAGAACGAAAACCGTGAGCTGCTAGCGGTGGACGTCTCCGGGCGCAGCGAACAAGAGCTGAAGGCCATGCAGGAGGACGAGCGACTGCATCGAAAGGATATGCTGGTGCAGACGGATGTCGGCAGTCTGGTGCACATGATCAAAACACTGGAGGACGCCTTGGCCGAGTCCAAGACACGGCGCATTCGCAATATTGTCGATGGCATACAGTGA